In Desulfuromonadales bacterium, the following are encoded in one genomic region:
- the yajC gene encoding preprotein translocase subunit YajC, which produces MNLFGATEAFAMAGNAGAQQGARPGYEGIIMLVIMFAIFYFLLIRPQQKRAKQHKELVESLKVGDQVVTAGGMHGKVAAVQENVVTLEVATGVKIKFNRASIVSTTRQEQ; this is translated from the coding sequence ATGAATCTGTTTGGAGCGACCGAAGCTTTCGCAATGGCCGGCAATGCCGGCGCCCAGCAAGGAGCGCGCCCCGGCTACGAGGGGATCATCATGCTGGTGATCATGTTCGCTATTTTCTATTTTCTGCTGATCCGGCCGCAGCAGAAGCGGGCCAAGCAACACAAGGAACTGGTCGAATCGCTCAAGGTCGGCGACCAGGTGGTGACTGCCGGCGGGATGCATGGCAAGGTGGCTGCCGTCCAGGAGAACGTGGTGACTCTGGAAGTTGCTACCGGCGTCAAGATCAAGTTCAACAGAGCTTCCATCGTCTCCACGACCAGGCAAGAGCAGTAA
- a CDS encoding formate/nitrite transporter family protein — MIKNFLTPAETVQALVESGKRVTTQPLSRTVVLSLLAGFYIAFGSQLATVVTQDAAAFVGTGIARLVGGSVFSLGLMLVVVCGAELFTGNSLLAKAALHGEITWAKLAENWTVVIAGNLAGSVFFAWLMFRSNLWQTGELAEYSIRIAVTKSHLPFDVALVRGILCNWLVCLAVFMATAARDVTGKLLACYAPIMAFVASGFEHSVANMYFIPTGLFLAGELQLTEPGLNWGSFFFANLLPVTLGNILGGVVFVAFAYWFVHLKGTRAPNS; from the coding sequence TTGATTAAAAACTTTCTTACCCCCGCCGAAACCGTTCAGGCCCTCGTCGAAAGCGGCAAACGGGTCACCACGCAGCCCCTGTCGCGCACCGTCGTGCTCAGCCTGCTGGCCGGCTTCTATATCGCCTTCGGCTCACAACTGGCGACGGTGGTGACGCAAGATGCCGCCGCCTTCGTCGGCACCGGCATCGCCAGGCTGGTCGGGGGCAGCGTCTTCTCTCTCGGCCTGATGCTGGTGGTGGTCTGCGGTGCCGAACTTTTCACCGGCAACAGCCTGCTGGCCAAGGCTGCGCTGCACGGCGAGATCACCTGGGCGAAGCTGGCGGAGAACTGGACGGTGGTCATCGCCGGCAATCTGGCCGGCTCAGTCTTCTTCGCCTGGCTCATGTTCCGGTCCAATCTCTGGCAGACAGGGGAGTTGGCCGAATACTCCATCCGCATCGCCGTCACCAAGAGCCACCTGCCCTTCGATGTCGCCCTGGTTCGCGGCATCCTCTGCAACTGGCTGGTCTGCCTGGCGGTTTTCATGGCGACCGCGGCCCGGGACGTCACCGGCAAGCTGCTTGCCTGTTACGCGCCGATTATGGCCTTCGTCGCCAGCGGCTTCGAGCATTCGGTAGCCAACATGTACTTCATCCCCACCGGCCTCTTCCTCGCCGGCGAACTCCAGCTGACGGAGCCTGGCCTGAACTGGGGGAGCTTCTTTTTCGCCAACCTGCTGCCGGTCACCCTCGGCAACATCCTCGGCGGCGTCGTCTTCGTCGCCTTTGCCTACTGGTTCGTCCACCTCAAGGGGACCCGCGCCCCCAACTCCTGA
- the secF gene encoding protein translocase subunit SecF translates to MELIRPDTNFDFVGKRNIAIIASCLLILAGIVSLVVKGGPAYGIDFAGGTLVQIKFTQDTSAGQIREALQDLDLRGVTIQQFGTQANEFLVRTQESSASLEGLSSKVQASLEKSYGAGKVEVRRTEMVGPQVGKDLRNQGVQALLVAIAGMLVYVSFRFEFRFGVGAVIALAHDVLVTLAAFSLLNREIDLTVVAAFLTIIGYSVNDTVVICDRIRENRGKHPKEGLIPLINRSINETLSRTIMTSGVTLLAVLALYFLGGSVIQNFALAMLIGMVAGVYSTIFIASPVIIYWENFKTRKTAAVE, encoded by the coding sequence ATGGAGCTCATCAGACCGGATACCAACTTTGATTTTGTCGGCAAGCGTAACATTGCCATCATTGCCTCGTGTCTCCTTATTCTGGCCGGGATTGTCTCCCTGGTGGTCAAGGGCGGCCCCGCGTACGGCATCGACTTCGCCGGCGGTACCCTGGTGCAGATCAAGTTCACCCAGGATACCAGCGCCGGTCAGATCCGGGAGGCCCTTCAGGACCTGGATCTGCGGGGGGTGACCATTCAGCAGTTCGGCACCCAGGCCAACGAATTCCTGGTGCGTACCCAGGAATCGAGCGCTTCGCTGGAAGGGCTCTCCTCCAAGGTCCAGGCATCCCTGGAGAAGAGTTACGGCGCCGGCAAGGTAGAGGTTCGCCGTACTGAGATGGTCGGGCCTCAGGTCGGCAAGGACCTGCGCAACCAGGGGGTGCAGGCGCTGCTCGTCGCCATCGCCGGCATGCTTGTCTATGTCTCCTTCCGTTTCGAGTTCCGTTTCGGGGTAGGCGCGGTCATCGCTCTGGCGCACGACGTGCTCGTCACGTTGGCGGCTTTTTCGTTGCTCAACAGGGAGATCGACCTGACCGTCGTCGCCGCCTTTCTGACCATTATTGGCTACTCGGTCAACGACACGGTCGTCATCTGCGACCGGATCCGCGAGAACAGAGGGAAGCACCCCAAGGAGGGCCTGATCCCTCTCATCAACCGCAGTATCAACGAGACACTTTCACGCACCATCATGACTTCCGGCGTCACCCTGCTGGCAGTCTTGGCCCTTTATTTTCTCGGCGGCAGCGTCATCCAGAACTTCGCCCTCGCCATGTTGATCGGGATGGTGGCCGGCGTCTACTCGACGATCTTCATAGCCAGCCCGGTGATCATCTACTGGGAGAATTTCAAGACGCGGAAAACCGCCGCTGTAGAATGA
- the recJ gene encoding single-stranded-DNA-specific exonuclease RecJ, translating into MEAITSRHWLSRQSDLSPAAIAQLASELKLAPLTARVLALRGMVSPEAASAFMQSSLASLPDPFLLPGMSRAVQRLAVAIERGERIAVHGDYDVDGITGTALLVETLRLLGADTECHIPLRLRDGYGLSADALRQAAAGGAKVALSVDCGVSAVAEAHLALELGLDLIITDHHQPPETLPAALAIINPHLPENRFPFRDLAGVGVAFLLLVALRKILRERGFFAARPEPDLRRGLDLVALGTIADVVPLQGVNRILVRAGLKSMNNSDRPGLRALKEVAAVSEVSCGNVAFRLAPRLNAAGRLEDALLGVDLLLESSPERSQPMARLLDDFNRERQEIEQEALRQAVAHLEAEKFAGRYSIVLADSRWHPGVIGIVASRLVERYHRPAVLIALENGKGKGSARSIAGFHLYQSLERCRRHLTGFGGHAFAAGLSIAEDEVEVFAAAFEEVARECLREGDLQPRVLHDGEILLEELNESAVRQLAELAPFGMGNPEPSFLACGGRAQQVQTLGGKHLRFTLRQGGYSLPCIAFGMAERQQDLVGELDLLFTPVLNEWRGKVSVQLRLKDFRPAE; encoded by the coding sequence ATGGAAGCGATAACTTCTCGCCACTGGCTGTCGCGACAGAGCGACCTCTCGCCGGCAGCCATCGCGCAGCTTGCCAGCGAGCTCAAACTGGCGCCGTTGACCGCACGCGTACTGGCCCTGCGCGGCATGGTCAGCCCCGAGGCGGCCAGCGCATTCATGCAGAGCTCCCTTGCTTCGCTCCCCGATCCTTTTTTGCTGCCGGGGATGAGCCGCGCCGTGCAGCGTCTGGCTGTCGCCATCGAGCGGGGCGAACGGATTGCCGTACATGGCGATTACGACGTCGACGGCATCACCGGCACTGCCCTGCTGGTGGAAACCCTGCGGTTGCTTGGCGCCGACACCGAGTGCCACATCCCCCTGCGGCTGAGGGACGGTTACGGCCTCTCCGCCGACGCTCTGCGTCAGGCGGCCGCCGGCGGCGCCAAGGTCGCTCTTTCCGTCGATTGCGGCGTCTCGGCGGTTGCCGAGGCGCACCTGGCGCTTGAGCTCGGCCTCGATCTCATTATTACCGATCACCACCAGCCGCCGGAAACCCTGCCTGCTGCCCTCGCCATCATCAATCCGCACCTGCCGGAAAACCGTTTTCCCTTCAGGGACCTGGCCGGAGTCGGCGTTGCTTTTCTCCTGCTGGTGGCATTGCGCAAGATCCTGCGCGAAAGGGGCTTCTTTGCTGCCCGGCCGGAGCCGGATCTGCGCCGCGGCCTCGATCTGGTGGCTCTCGGTACCATCGCCGATGTGGTCCCCCTGCAAGGGGTGAATCGCATCCTCGTCCGGGCCGGCCTGAAAAGCATGAACAATAGCGACCGGCCGGGGCTACGGGCGCTCAAGGAGGTTGCGGCCGTCAGTGAGGTGAGTTGCGGCAATGTCGCCTTCCGTCTGGCGCCCCGCCTGAATGCGGCCGGCCGCCTCGAGGATGCGCTCCTCGGCGTCGATCTGCTGCTAGAATCATCGCCCGAGCGGTCGCAGCCGATGGCCAGGCTGCTCGATGATTTCAACCGGGAACGACAGGAAATTGAGCAGGAAGCCCTCCGGCAGGCCGTGGCTCACCTGGAGGCCGAGAAGTTCGCCGGGAGATACTCCATTGTTCTGGCCGATTCTCGCTGGCACCCGGGGGTGATCGGCATTGTCGCCAGCCGCCTGGTCGAGCGCTACCACCGGCCGGCAGTACTCATCGCCCTCGAAAACGGCAAGGGTAAGGGGTCCGCGCGCTCAATCGCCGGATTTCACCTGTACCAGTCCCTTGAGCGTTGCCGTCGCCATCTGACCGGTTTTGGCGGGCATGCTTTCGCCGCCGGTCTCTCCATTGCCGAGGATGAAGTGGAAGTCTTTGCCGCCGCCTTCGAAGAGGTGGCGCGGGAGTGTCTCAGGGAAGGAGATCTTCAGCCCCGCGTTCTGCACGATGGAGAAATTCTGCTGGAGGAATTGAACGAATCCGCAGTCCGTCAGCTTGCCGAACTGGCGCCCTTTGGGATGGGCAACCCTGAACCTTCCTTCCTGGCTTGTGGGGGCCGGGCGCAGCAGGTCCAGACGCTGGGCGGCAAACATCTGCGTTTCACTCTCCGCCAGGGGGGCTACAGCCTTCCCTGCATCGCTTTCGGCATGGCCGAGCGACAACAGGACCTGGTCGGGGAGTTGGACCTGCTATTTACCCCTGTTCTCAACGAGTGGCGCGGGAAGGTTTCGGTTCAGTTGCGGCTGAAGGATTTCCGCCCGGCAGAGTGA
- a CDS encoding tetratricopeptide repeat protein encodes MKKETLFLVVIVLVVGVLVGILVSKAGKGPGKTAQAPSAPPQVAAPGVNQQQTIQMLEGLVAKDPNNRNAWVELGNNYFDSDQPVKAIEAYGKALALGPEDPNVLTDQGLMFRRLGQYDRAIENFSKANAIDPRHLQSLFNMGVVYRYDLQDFRKANDAWSKYLALNPTGPGADQIRAEMQALGQLLGTGTAPAPLSK; translated from the coding sequence ATGAAAAAGGAAACCTTATTCCTCGTCGTCATCGTGCTGGTAGTCGGCGTCCTCGTGGGAATTCTCGTCAGCAAGGCGGGCAAGGGACCGGGCAAAACTGCTCAGGCGCCGTCTGCCCCGCCGCAGGTCGCAGCTCCTGGGGTAAATCAGCAGCAGACGATCCAGATGCTCGAGGGGCTCGTGGCCAAGGACCCCAATAACCGCAACGCCTGGGTCGAACTGGGCAACAATTATTTCGACAGCGACCAGCCGGTCAAGGCGATCGAGGCCTATGGCAAGGCCCTGGCGCTCGGTCCCGAGGATCCCAATGTCCTGACCGACCAGGGACTCATGTTCCGGCGCCTGGGTCAGTACGACCGGGCCATCGAAAATTTCAGCAAAGCCAATGCGATCGATCCTCGCCATCTTCAAAGTCTCTTTAATATGGGGGTGGTCTACCGCTACGATCTGCAGGATTTTCGCAAGGCCAATGATGCCTGGAGCAAGTATCTGGCGCTCAACCCCACGGGTCCTGGTGCCGACCAGATCCGGGCCGAGATGCAGGCATTGGGGCAGCTGCTGGGGACCGGTACGGCCCCCGCTCCCTTGAGCAAGTAG
- the pheA gene encoding prephenate dehydratase, giving the protein MTRKNLNELRRQIDAIDDQILDLLNRRAGVVIEVGRAKAGEQKEFYVPSREQAIYERLTAASAGPFPKEAIRRVFREIISASLSLEQPMKVAFLGPQATFTHVAAMQQFGFSAQLVPQKSIPAVFDEVLRGRAHYGVVPVENSNEGVVSHTLDMFMESDLKINAEILLAISHDLLSRSGRIEDVRKVVSHPQALAQCRKWLEENLPDVPLVDVASTALAAQMAAEDETAAAVASEMAATLYGLQVLKPKIEDNPNNFTRFLVIGTKTPERSGRDKTSVMFSTKDEPGILYRMLEPFSKRGINLSKIESRPMKKKAWEYIFFLDMEGHIAEEGVFAAIEELNGYCQFLKVLGSYPRAR; this is encoded by the coding sequence TTGACCCGGAAAAATCTCAACGAATTGCGGCGGCAGATCGACGCCATCGACGATCAGATTCTGGATCTCCTCAACCGGCGGGCCGGCGTGGTCATCGAAGTTGGACGTGCCAAGGCCGGTGAGCAGAAAGAATTTTACGTTCCGAGCCGGGAGCAGGCGATCTACGAGCGGCTGACCGCTGCCAGTGCAGGCCCCTTTCCCAAGGAGGCGATCCGCCGGGTTTTTCGCGAGATCATCTCTGCCTCGCTTTCCCTCGAACAGCCGATGAAGGTGGCGTTTCTCGGGCCGCAGGCAACCTTCACCCATGTGGCGGCCATGCAGCAGTTCGGTTTTTCCGCCCAACTTGTGCCCCAGAAAAGCATTCCGGCCGTCTTCGACGAGGTGTTGCGGGGGCGAGCCCACTACGGCGTCGTGCCGGTGGAGAACTCCAACGAGGGGGTCGTTTCGCACACCCTCGACATGTTCATGGAGTCGGACCTGAAAATCAACGCCGAGATTCTGTTGGCGATCTCGCACGATCTTCTCTCCCGCTCCGGCCGCATCGAGGACGTGCGCAAGGTCGTCTCCCATCCCCAGGCGCTGGCCCAATGCCGCAAATGGCTCGAGGAAAACCTGCCGGACGTTCCTTTGGTTGACGTCGCCAGTACCGCCCTGGCGGCGCAAATGGCGGCCGAGGATGAGACGGCGGCAGCGGTGGCCAGCGAGATGGCTGCGACGCTCTACGGTCTGCAGGTTCTCAAGCCGAAGATCGAGGACAATCCCAACAATTTTACCCGCTTCCTGGTCATTGGCACAAAAACCCCCGAGCGAAGCGGCCGCGACAAGACCTCGGTCATGTTCAGCACCAAGGATGAGCCCGGAATCCTCTACCGCATGCTCGAACCGTTCAGCAAGCGCGGCATCAACCTCTCCAAAATCGAGAGCCGGCCGATGAAGAAGAAGGCCTGGGAATACATCTTCTTTCTCGACATGGAGGGGCATATCGCCGAAGAGGGTGTTTTTGCCGCTATCGAAGAGCTCAACGGGTATTGCCAGTTTCTCAAGGTGCTCGGCTCATATCCGCGAGCACGTTAA
- the tgt gene encoding tRNA guanosine(34) transglycosylase Tgt, which produces MTTFNFALLNTDPESSARRGRILTRRGAIETPVFMPVGTQGTVKAMLPEALSELGAQVLLANTYHLFLRPGHELIRRLGGLHSFMHWERPILTDSGGFQVFSLGALRQINEEGVRFQSHLDGSSQVLTPESSIAVQEALGADIIMAFDECIPYPSTREYVAASTERSTRWARRCKEVRQSEDGAALFGIVQGGMHADLRAKSAADLLQIGFDGYAVGGLSVGEEAHLMYNVMDVTLPLLPAHRPRYVMGVGTPENLIEGVSRGVDMFDCVMPTRNARNGVLFTTFGRVSIKQARYLEDPLPIDPECTCYVCRNYSRAYLRHLYQCNEILASVLNTHHNLHYYLQLMAEARTAIETGRFTGFKRQFYARRDTATSAENE; this is translated from the coding sequence TTGACTACTTTTAATTTTGCTCTTTTAAATACAGACCCGGAGTCCAGCGCACGCCGTGGACGTATCCTGACCCGGCGGGGGGCGATTGAGACCCCCGTATTCATGCCGGTGGGAACGCAGGGGACGGTCAAGGCCATGCTGCCGGAAGCCCTGAGTGAGCTTGGTGCCCAGGTCCTCCTGGCCAACACCTACCATCTCTTCCTGCGCCCCGGGCACGAACTGATCCGGCGACTGGGCGGCTTGCATTCCTTCATGCACTGGGAACGGCCGATATTGACTGACAGCGGCGGCTTCCAGGTGTTCAGTCTGGGTGCCCTGCGGCAGATCAACGAAGAGGGGGTCCGTTTTCAATCCCATCTCGACGGCTCGAGTCAGGTGCTGACACCCGAATCATCGATAGCCGTTCAGGAGGCCCTGGGCGCCGATATCATCATGGCGTTCGACGAGTGTATTCCCTATCCCTCAACCCGCGAGTACGTGGCGGCATCGACCGAACGCTCGACCCGCTGGGCCCGCCGTTGCAAGGAAGTCCGGCAAAGTGAGGATGGCGCCGCCCTCTTTGGCATCGTGCAGGGAGGAATGCATGCCGACCTGCGGGCGAAAAGCGCCGCCGACCTGCTGCAGATCGGCTTTGACGGCTATGCCGTCGGCGGTCTCTCCGTCGGAGAAGAGGCGCACCTGATGTACAACGTGATGGATGTGACGCTGCCCCTGCTGCCGGCCCATCGGCCGCGCTATGTCATGGGGGTGGGAACTCCGGAAAACCTGATTGAGGGAGTAAGTCGCGGGGTCGATATGTTTGACTGCGTCATGCCGACCCGCAATGCCCGCAACGGCGTGTTGTTCACCACCTTCGGCAGGGTCAGCATTAAACAGGCCCGCTATCTCGAGGATCCGCTGCCCATTGATCCCGAGTGCACCTGCTACGTCTGTCGCAATTACAGCCGGGCATACCTGCGGCACCTGTACCAGTGCAACGAAATTCTTGCCTCGGTGCTCAATACCCACCATAACCTGCACTATTATCTGCAGTTGATGGCGGAGGCCCGGACCGCCATCGAAACCGGCCGGTTCACCGGGTTCAAGCGCCAATTTTACGCCCGGCGCGATACCGCGACCAGCGCGGAAAATGAATAA
- a CDS encoding pyridoxal phosphate-dependent aminotransferase — MTIAIKVQGCIERSSWIRKMFEEGAMLRQIHGEENVFDFTLGNPSVEPPEAFRRELLELAQHPLPGMHRYMNNAGYEETRSAVAELLSEKSPLPLEARHVVMTCGAGGALNVVLKTILNPGEEVIILAPYFVEYKFYVDNHGGVTREVWTDRETFQLDLNAIEAAVGPNTRAIIVNSPNNPTGVIYPQASLAALGKLLTRKERELDRQIYVISDEPYARLAYDGAEVPGIFGCIRNSVIVTSHSKDLALPGERIGYLAVNPELHDAGRFIEGAVFCNRVLGFVNAPALMQRLVTKLQRVSVDIEEYRVKRDRLYDHLTGLGFRMVKPGGGFYLFPRSPLEDDVAFVRLAQKHNILLVPGAGFGAPGHFRIAYCIDAAIIERSLPAWEKVAKEAGL; from the coding sequence ATGACCATAGCCATCAAGGTGCAAGGCTGCATCGAGCGTTCTTCCTGGATCCGCAAGATGTTCGAGGAGGGGGCAATGCTGCGCCAGATTCACGGTGAGGAGAATGTCTTCGATTTCACCCTCGGCAACCCTTCGGTGGAGCCGCCCGAGGCGTTCCGCCGGGAGCTGCTGGAACTGGCGCAGCACCCGCTGCCGGGGATGCACCGTTACATGAACAATGCAGGCTATGAGGAAACCCGCTCGGCGGTGGCCGAACTGCTCTCGGAGAAATCACCGCTGCCGCTGGAAGCACGGCATGTGGTCATGACCTGCGGCGCCGGCGGCGCCCTCAACGTGGTTTTGAAGACTATTCTCAATCCGGGCGAGGAGGTCATCATTCTTGCCCCCTATTTCGTCGAATACAAGTTCTACGTCGACAATCACGGCGGCGTGACCCGGGAGGTCTGGACCGACCGTGAAACCTTCCAGCTCGATCTCAACGCCATCGAAGCGGCGGTCGGCCCCAACACCCGGGCCATCATCGTCAATTCTCCCAACAACCCGACCGGGGTCATTTACCCGCAGGCGAGCCTGGCAGCACTGGGAAAGTTGCTCACCCGCAAGGAGCGGGAACTGGACCGGCAGATCTACGTCATCTCCGACGAGCCGTACGCCCGCCTCGCCTACGACGGCGCCGAGGTTCCCGGCATTTTCGGCTGCATCCGCAACTCGGTGATCGTCACCTCCCACTCCAAGGATCTTGCCCTGCCCGGTGAGCGCATCGGTTACCTGGCCGTCAATCCTGAGCTGCACGATGCCGGGCGGTTCATCGAGGGAGCGGTTTTCTGCAACCGGGTCCTCGGCTTCGTCAATGCCCCGGCCCTCATGCAGCGCCTGGTGACCAAACTGCAGCGGGTGAGCGTCGACATCGAGGAATACCGGGTAAAACGCGACCGCCTCTACGATCACCTCACCGGCCTCGGCTTCCGCATGGTCAAACCCGGCGGCGGCTTCTACCTTTTTCCCCGCTCGCCGCTGGAGGACGACGTCGCCTTCGTCCGACTGGCGCAGAAACACAACATTCTGCTCGTGCCGGGGGCCGGCTTCGGTGCGCCGGGCCATTTCCGCATCGCCTACTGTATCGACGCCGCCATCATCGAGCGCAGCCTTCCCGCCTGGGAAAAGGTCGCGAAAGAGGCAGGGCTTTGA
- the secD gene encoding protein translocase subunit SecD, with translation MTKGFKWRGLLVLVCLVLSLVSLAPTLFRDSLPDWWKKAFDPIHLGLDLQGGMHLVLGVDVDKAVEGRLDSIVDQTESLLREKDIIFKRVDRQAAERLAVTVYDEAAGAQVDALMKENFPSLEPLTITAEGGFIQKDYRLSTREVESIKDYAVRQALETLRNRVDQFGVSEPTLQRQGENRILIQLPGIKDPDRAISLLGKTARLEFKMVAEDIDPQQAVKGNLPPGTQLLYERRVDRQTGATTEVPIVVQEKTIMTGDLLADAQVRIDTRFNEPYVAIDFNSLGAKRFDQITAANVGKRMAIVLDDTVYSAPVIRERISGGSAQISGSFSEQEATDLAIVLRAGSLPAPVEILENRTVGPSLGRDSIQQGIVAILLAAVLVVVAMAAYYKWAGIVANVALGLNFFFILAVLSLFKATLTLPGLAGIALTLGMAVDANVLINERIREELRLGKTAKAAIEAGYAKAFLTIIDSNLTTLLAGVILFQFGTGPVKGFAVTLSVGIVTTLFTAVFVTRLINDYFMARRPITRLSI, from the coding sequence ATGACCAAGGGTTTCAAATGGCGGGGACTGCTGGTTCTGGTCTGCCTGGTTCTCTCGCTCGTTTCCCTGGCCCCCACGCTCTTCCGGGATAGCCTCCCCGATTGGTGGAAAAAGGCCTTCGACCCCATTCATTTGGGCCTCGACCTGCAGGGTGGCATGCACCTGGTGCTCGGCGTCGATGTAGATAAGGCAGTGGAAGGCCGTCTCGACAGTATCGTCGACCAGACGGAAAGCCTGCTGCGGGAAAAAGATATCATCTTCAAACGGGTCGATCGTCAGGCCGCCGAACGTCTGGCTGTCACGGTTTACGATGAGGCGGCCGGTGCGCAGGTGGATGCGCTCATGAAGGAGAATTTCCCCTCCCTCGAGCCGTTGACGATTACGGCCGAAGGCGGTTTTATCCAGAAGGATTACCGCCTGAGCACCCGCGAAGTGGAGAGTATCAAGGATTACGCGGTGCGCCAGGCTCTGGAGACCCTGCGCAACCGCGTCGACCAGTTCGGTGTCAGCGAGCCGACTCTCCAGCGGCAGGGCGAAAACCGCATCCTGATCCAGCTCCCCGGCATCAAGGACCCGGACCGTGCCATCTCCCTACTCGGCAAGACCGCCCGCCTTGAGTTCAAAATGGTGGCCGAGGATATCGATCCGCAGCAGGCCGTCAAGGGAAACTTGCCCCCCGGAACGCAGCTTCTCTATGAGCGTAGGGTGGATCGCCAGACGGGGGCGACGACCGAGGTGCCGATCGTGGTCCAGGAAAAAACGATCATGACCGGTGACCTGCTCGCCGATGCCCAGGTGCGGATCGATACCCGGTTCAACGAGCCTTACGTGGCAATCGATTTCAATTCGCTCGGGGCCAAACGCTTTGATCAGATCACCGCCGCCAACGTCGGCAAGCGCATGGCCATCGTCCTCGATGATACCGTTTATTCGGCGCCGGTCATTCGTGAACGCATCTCCGGCGGCAGTGCCCAGATCAGCGGCTCATTCTCCGAGCAGGAGGCGACCGACCTGGCCATCGTGCTGCGGGCCGGCTCGCTGCCGGCGCCGGTCGAGATCCTCGAGAACCGCACTGTCGGTCCCTCTCTCGGCCGCGACTCCATCCAGCAAGGGATTGTCGCCATCCTCCTGGCCGCCGTTCTGGTCGTCGTGGCGATGGCGGCTTATTACAAATGGGCCGGTATAGTCGCCAATGTGGCCCTCGGCCTGAACTTTTTCTTCATCCTCGCAGTCCTCAGCCTGTTCAAGGCGACGTTGACCCTGCCCGGCCTCGCCGGCATCGCTCTGACCCTCGGTATGGCGGTCGACGCCAACGTACTGATCAACGAGCGCATCCGCGAGGAACTGCGTCTTGGCAAGACCGCTAAAGCAGCCATCGAAGCTGGTTACGCCAAGGCTTTTCTGACCATCATCGATTCCAACCTCACCACCCTGCTGGCCGGTGTGATCCTGTTCCAGTTCGGTACCGGGCCGGTCAAAGGGTTCGCTGTCACCCTTTCGGTCGGGATTGTCACCACCCTGTTCACGGCGGTTTTCGTCACCCGACTCATTAACGACTACTTCATGGCCCGCCGTCCGATCACGCGGCTGAGCATCTGA
- the queA gene encoding tRNA preQ1(34) S-adenosylmethionine ribosyltransferase-isomerase QueA, translating into MRLEDFDYELPPEQIAQYPLAGRDDSKLMVLDRGARSVRTGGFPEITRFFRAGDLLVTNDTRVIPARLLGTKESGGRIEVFLVRRLTGEEESWACLTKCSKTPQPGARLQLAGGIEGTVLPGGESPYRHIRFSCPGDFFSALEQVGRIPLPPYIRREDDAADRTRYQTVFARTRGAVAAPTAGLHFTEAVLAELQRLGVRIEPLTLHVGLGTFLPVRVDDIREHRMHGESYHVPAATAAAVNLAKAEGRRVFALGTTTTRTLEHAVDSEGLVVPGEGVSDLFIYPGFQFKIVDALITNFHLPRSTLLMLVSAFAGREFVLSAYQRAVREGYRFFSYGDCMLIL; encoded by the coding sequence ATGCGGCTTGAGGATTTTGATTACGAGCTTCCCCCGGAGCAGATTGCCCAATACCCCTTGGCTGGACGGGACGATTCCAAACTGATGGTGCTGGATCGCGGCGCGCGTTCAGTCCGCACGGGAGGGTTTCCCGAAATTACCCGCTTTTTCCGCGCCGGCGATCTGTTGGTGACCAACGATACCCGGGTAATTCCGGCCCGCCTGCTGGGAACCAAGGAAAGCGGGGGGCGGATAGAAGTCTTCCTGGTGCGCCGGCTGACCGGAGAAGAGGAGAGCTGGGCCTGCCTTACCAAGTGCTCTAAGACCCCGCAGCCCGGCGCCCGGCTGCAGTTGGCTGGCGGGATCGAAGGAACCGTGCTGCCCGGCGGTGAGTCCCCGTACCGGCACATCCGGTTCAGCTGCCCCGGCGATTTTTTCAGCGCTCTCGAGCAGGTGGGGCGTATTCCGTTGCCGCCTTATATCCGCCGCGAAGACGACGCGGCGGATCGCACCCGTTATCAGACGGTCTTTGCCCGCACCCGCGGAGCCGTGGCGGCGCCCACCGCCGGTTTGCATTTTACCGAGGCGGTTCTTGCGGAATTGCAACGACTCGGCGTACGGATCGAGCCGCTGACCCTGCATGTGGGGCTGGGGACGTTTCTTCCGGTCCGGGTGGATGATATTCGGGAACATCGCATGCACGGCGAAAGCTATCATGTCCCCGCGGCCACGGCCGCTGCGGTGAACCTCGCCAAGGCAGAGGGGCGTCGGGTTTTTGCACTGGGGACCACGACCACGCGCACATTGGAGCACGCGGTGGACAGCGAGGGGTTGGTCGTGCCGGGAGAAGGCGTCAGCGACCTCTTTATCTACCCGGGTTTTCAATTCAAGATCGTCGATGCCCTGATCACCAACTTCCATCTGCCCCGCTCCACCCTGTTGATGCTGGTGTCAGCCTTTGCCGGTCGGGAGTTTGTGCTTTCTGCTTATCAACGGGCGGTGCGGGAAGGCTACCGGTTCTTCAGCTACGGCGATTGCATGCTGATTCTCTAG